Part of the Georgenia sp. TF02-10 genome, GGCCGGCGAGCACCCGGTCTGATCCGGCGCTGGCGAGCCCCGGCCGGCGGCGGGCGGCGCGCCGTCGCCCGGTTCAGCGCCCGACCAGGGCCCGGTTCAGCCGGCCCGGCCAGGCCGGACCTTCGTACACGAACGCGGAGTAGGCCTGCAGCAGGTCCGCCCCGGCGGTCAGCATCGCCTCGGCGTCGGCGACCGTGGTGATGCCGCCGACCCCGACGACGAGCGGCCCCGGCCCCAGCCGGTCCCGCAGCCGGCGGACGACGGCGCGGGACCGCTCCCGCAGCGGCGCCCCGGACAGCCCGCCGGGCCCGAGGTCGTGCTCGAGGGTGGTGTTGGTGGCCACCACCCCGGCCAGGCCGAGCTCGCGGACCAGGTCCGCGACGGCGTCGACCTCCGCCCCGGGCAGGTCCGGGGCGATCTTGACCAGCAGCGGGACGGGCCGCGCGGCGGCGTCGTCCGCGGCCTCCGCCACCGCGGTGAGGATGGGCCGCAGCTGCTCCACCGCCTGCAGGTCCCGCAGGCCCGGGGTGTTGGGCGAGGAGACGTTGACGACGAGGTAGTCCACCCAGCGCGCCACCGCCCGGGCGGCGGCGGCGTAGTCCGCCACCGCGCCGGCCAGCGGGACGGCCCGGGACTTGCCGATGTTGGCGCCGACGACGACGGAGCGGCCGCGGCGGGTGCGGCGCAGCCGGCGGAGCTGCTCCCCGGCCGCGGCCGCGCCGCGGTTGTTGAAGCCCATCCGGTTGCGCAGCGCACCGAGGTCGACGTGCCGCCACAGGCGGGGCCGGTCGTTGCCCGGCTGGGGCCGGGCGGTGACGGTGCCGACCTCGACGAAGCCGAAGCCGAGCATGTCCATCCCGAGCACGGCGTCGGCGTCCTTGTCCATGCCCGCGGCCAGGCCGAGCACGCCGGGGACCGGCCGGGCGAGCGGGCCGACCGCCGCCGGTCGCGCGGGGCGGCGCCCCAGGGTGGCCCGGACCAGCCCGGCCAGGCCGGGCACCCGGGCGACGCCGCGGATCGCCGCCAGCGCGAGGTGGTGGGCCCGTTCGGGGTCGAGGCGCACCGCCAGGGTGCGGAAGAGCAGCCGGTACACGGGCCGAGGGTAGCGAGGCGTCAGCGGCGCTCGGCGCGGGCGGCCACCCGGGCGGGGCTGGAGTGCCACAGCCAGCCGAGCCCGAGGACCGGCAGCACGGCGGGGACGTAGCCGTATCCGCTGCCGAACCGGGACCAGACGGTGTCGTGCGGGAAGAGGTCCGGGCGGACCAGGCTGAGCGTGCCGACGGTGAGCACCCCGACCAGCTCGAAGCCGACGGCGGCCCAGCCCAGCCGGCGCATCCGGCGCCCGTTGTGGGCCAGGGCGACGGTGGCCAGCACGTAGACGACGCCGGCCGCCGCGGACAGGCCGTAGGCCAGCGGCGCCTCGGCCGCGGCGCGGACCAGCTGCACGGTGGCCCGGGCGGTCGCGGCGACGGCGAAGATGCCGTAGACCAGGATGAGCACCCGGCCCAGGCCGTAGGCGGGGCGGCGGTCGTCCACCGCCGAGGTGGTGCGCACCCCGCCGTCCTCGCTCACCTCAGGCCGTCCACAGCTGCCACACCCGCGCCTGCATGGCCAGCAGCGCCACGCACACCGCCACCAGCACCACCGAGCTCCACCGGGTGCGGTCGGCCATCGCCCAGACCGCGGCCACCGGGAGCAGGCAGACGGCGGTGACCAGGTACCCCCAGAAGGTCCACGGGTCGGCCACCGCCCGGCCGCGCAGCACCAGGACGAGCGCGACGACGCCCTGCGCCACCAGCGCCGCCTCCACCACCGCGGCGCCGATGAGCTGGACGAGGATCACCGCGCGGTCCCGGATGGTGAACCAGGTCGCCCACAGGCCCAGCACGCCGGTGAGGGCGGCGGCGAGGACGACGGCGAGGAGCACCCGGGGATGCTAACCCGGGGGCGGGCTAGCATCGGGGCCGTGACAGACGTGACCCTCACCGCCAAGGACCCCGCCAAGATCAGCGCCGACGCGCTGGTGCTCGCCGTCTCTCCCGGGCCCGACGGCCCCCGCCTGCTCGGGGACCGGCTGCCCGGGAAGGTGGCCCGGACCCTCGCCGCGGCGCTGCCCGCGCTCGGCGTGACCGGGAAGGCTGATGAGGTGGTCCGGGTCCCGGTCGACGGCGTCGCCGCCGGCGTCGTCGTGCTCACCGGCACCGGCCCGGCGGACCTGGGCACCGAGGGGCTGCGCCGCGCGGCCGGCGCCGCCGCCCGCGCGCTCGCCGGGGCGGGCAGCGCGGTGCTCGCCCTGCCCGCCGAGGACCCGGCCGCCGTCGGCGCGGTGGCCGAGGGCGCCCTGCTCGGGGCCTACGCCTTCCGGGACTACCGGCCCACCGAGAGGGCCCCGCTGGCCGAGGTGCAGGTGGCCACCGAGGTCGGCGCCCGGGCGGCGCGGGCGGCGCTGGACCGGGCCCGCGCGGTCGGCGCCGGGGTGCGCGCGGTCCGCGACCTCGTCAACGCCTCCCCCCGGCACCTGTACCCGGAGACGTTCGCCGACGCCGCCCGGGCCGCCGCCGCGGGCACCAAGGTCAGCGTGCGGGTGCTGGACGAGGAGGACCTGCGCGCCGGCGGCTACGGCGGGCTGGTCGCCGTCGGGCAGGGCTCGGCCCGCCCGCCGCGGCTGGTCCGGGTGGAGTGGGCCCCGGCCCGGGCCCGGGCGCACTACGCCCTGGTGGGCAAGGGCATCACCTTCGACTCCGGCGGGCTGTCCCTCAAGCCGCCGAAGAGCATGGAGACGATGAAGTCGGACATGGCCGGGGCGGCGACCGTGCTGCACACCGTCCTGGCGGCCGCCGCGCTCGCCCTGCCGGTGCGGGTCACCGGCTGGCTCGCGCTGGCCGAGAACATGCCCGGCGGCGGCGCGCAGCGGCCCTCCGACGTCATCACGATGCGCGGCGGGACCACCGTGGAGGTCCTCAACACCGACGCCGAGGGCCGCCTGGTGCTGGGCGACGCGCTGGTCGCCGCGTGCGAGGAGGGCCCGGACGCCGTCGTCGACATCGCCACGCTCACCGGCGCCCAGGTGGTGGCCTTGGGCAACCGGGTGGGCGCCGTCATGGGCACGGCCGGCCTGCGGGACCGGGTGGTGGCCGCCGCCGGCGCCGCCGGGGAGCAGATGTGGCCGATGCCGCTGCCGCCGGAGCTGCGCGAGTCGCTGAAGTCCCCGGTCGCGGACCTGGCCAACATCGGCGACCGGTTCGGCGGGATGCTCGTCGCCGGCCTGTTCCTGCGCGAGTTCGTCGGGGAGACCCCGTGGGCGCACCTGGACGTGGCCGGCCCCGCCTTCCTCGAGGGCGAGCCGTACGGGTACACCCACAAGGGCGGCACCGGCATGGGGCTGCGGACCCTGCTGACGCTGCTCGAGGAGGCGGCGGCCGGCTGACCCGGCCGCCGGGGTCCCGCTGCCCATGCCCGAGTCCGCCTGACCGCGCGGGCACGCTCTCCGCTCGGGCACGACCCAGGCATTGTTCGTGAGCTGCGGACAGTAGGCCGCGTCCGTGTGGTACTTGTGGCCCAGTCAATCGGGGTTGAAGCCGCCACAAGTACCACACGGACGAGCCTCGACTTGCTCGCTGCCCGGCTGCACCACACTCTCGAGGCCGGGATCGGCCATCTCGCCGGCACCGACGTCCTCATCATCGACGGCTTCGCCCGGTGCCCCTCGACGCGACCCTGACCGACGACTCCTACGAGCTCGCCGTCGAGCGCCCACCGGGAGGCGAGCACGCTCTCGGCACTCGCCGGATCGCTGTCCGGATCCGCGTCCTGACGAGCAGTGGGAGGATGCAGAGACATGGCGCGCATCGCAGTGGGAGTTTCCGCAGGGTTGGCGACGGTCATGGGCATCGTGGGTGCTGTCGTCCGCCACGGCCCCGGGGCGCTTGCAATCGGGATGGTCCTTGTCGTCGCCGCGCTGGGCGCGATCTTGCTCCACGCGGTCCTGAACCCGGAGAGTTACGGCGAGCCCCGGTTCAGCAGGCGGTTCTACCGGGTGTGGACTGCTGCGGTGCCTCTGCTGGCCGCTGCCGCACTCCTAACCAACGCAGCCTCCTCGGCCGCAGCAAGCGGGCTTGCCTACTGGTCGGGGTTCGCAGCCGTCGCGATGCTCGCCGGTGCAGTGGTGGGCCACCGCTCGACACGCGCCGCTGACTCAGCTCGCTGAGGCTCTCCAGCCCCCTGGGGCTGAGGCCGAGGGCCAGCCCCGGGAGCTGCTGGGGTTGATCCCACCGGAGGTTCTTGGCTCTTCGTGGTCCCACGATGGCAGTGGATGCCCCGCCCATCGCGAGCGGTTCGGGCTGCCGCCGGGACAGTGGCGCCGGGTGGGCGTACGCGGGCGGTCGGGCTACCTCTCGCAGACGATCCCGTCGCTGTCGGCGTCGCGGTACCAGTCGTACTCGGGGTCGGTGCCCGAGAGGTAAGGGCCGTAGCCGGCGGAAATGGCGTCCTTGCACGTGTCGAACCTCGGGTCGGTACCGGCAGCCGGAGCAGGGGCAGGAGCGGCGGGCGGCGGCTCCGGCGCAGGCGCAGGTGCGGGAGCCGGTGCAGGCGCGGGCGCAGGTTCGGGTGCAGGCGCGGGTGCAGGTGCAGGTTCGGGCACCGGTACCGGCACCGGCACAGGTGCCGGTGCCGGCACCGGTGCCGGCGCCGGGTCAGGTGCAGGTGCCGGCGCCGGGTCAGGTGCAGGTGCAGGTTCTGTCTCCGGGGCAGGTGGCGGCGCGGCCATGAGCTCGGCCGTCTCTCGCTCCGGCAGCGGCTCGTCCGGGCAGCGGGAGAGGACGCGGACCATCGCCTCCCGCTCGGCCTCGGTCACCCACAGGTCGTACTCGGCCTTCACGGCGACCTGCCGGGCGACGTAGGCGCAGCGGAATCCGCTGTTGGGCGGCAGCCAGGTCGCCGCATCGCCGTCGCCCTTCTTGCCGTTGAGAGAGCCGTCGACGGCGAGCAGGTTGAGCGGGTCGTTGCCGAACTCGCGCAAGCGGGCGTGGTCCCAGGACTGGGCGCCCTTCTGCCAGGCGTCGGACAGGGCGACGACGTGGTCGATCTGGACCTTGCCCGAGGTGTCCGAGCCGCGGACGAAGGCGATGGCCTCGCCGGTGTAGGGGTCCTGCAAGGTGCCGCGCTCGACGACACAGCCGTTGGTGCCCGGGGCGACGGTGACCTCGGTGACGTCTCGGCGGAGGATGTCGTTGCGCACGTCGCAGCCGTTGCGGTCCTGGTCGTACTCGCGGTAGGCGAACAGGTCGCGGTCGTAGCCGGTCTTCGGTGCGCGGCCCTTCACCTCGAGCTCGCCGACGGCGGCCAGCGCGGTACCCGCGGCCGCGTCCCGGATCGCCGCCTCCACCGCCGACGTCGGGCTTGGGGTCTGTCCTCTGACGGTGACCCGAGCCACCACCGGCTCCGCCGCACGAGGCTCACCGTCGTCCGTGGTCGGGGGAGCCGCCAGGCCGCCGGCGAAGGTTAGGGCCGCTCCGGCCGCCATGGCCACGGCCCCTCCCTTGCGCCCGCGAGCCCAGCGGGGCCACCGTCCGGTCACGACGGCGAGGAACCCGGCGACGAGCGCGCCGAGCCCGAGCATCAGCAGCAGGCCGGTCAACCCGTCGGCCACGACCCCGAGGAGGGCGAGCACCC contains:
- a CDS encoding quinone-dependent dihydroorotate dehydrogenase, which translates into the protein MYRLLFRTLAVRLDPERAHHLALAAIRGVARVPGLAGLVRATLGRRPARPAAVGPLARPVPGVLGLAAGMDKDADAVLGMDMLGFGFVEVGTVTARPQPGNDRPRLWRHVDLGALRNRMGFNNRGAAAAGEQLRRLRRTRRGRSVVVGANIGKSRAVPLAGAVADYAAAARAVARWVDYLVVNVSSPNTPGLRDLQAVEQLRPILTAVAEAADDAAARPVPLLVKIAPDLPGAEVDAVADLVRELGLAGVVATNTTLEHDLGPGGLSGAPLRERSRAVVRRLRDRLGPGPLVVGVGGITTVADAEAMLTAGADLLQAYSAFVYEGPAWPGRLNRALVGR
- a CDS encoding leucyl aminopeptidase, with the translated sequence MTDVTLTAKDPAKISADALVLAVSPGPDGPRLLGDRLPGKVARTLAAALPALGVTGKADEVVRVPVDGVAAGVVVLTGTGPADLGTEGLRRAAGAAARALAGAGSAVLALPAEDPAAVGAVAEGALLGAYAFRDYRPTERAPLAEVQVATEVGARAARAALDRARAVGAGVRAVRDLVNASPRHLYPETFADAARAAAAGTKVSVRVLDEEDLRAGGYGGLVAVGQGSARPPRLVRVEWAPARARAHYALVGKGITFDSGGLSLKPPKSMETMKSDMAGAATVLHTVLAAAALALPVRVTGWLALAENMPGGGAQRPSDVITMRGGTTVEVLNTDAEGRLVLGDALVAACEEGPDAVVDIATLTGAQVVALGNRVGAVMGTAGLRDRVVAAAGAAGEQMWPMPLPPELRESLKSPVADLANIGDRFGGMLVAGLFLREFVGETPWAHLDVAGPAFLEGEPYGYTHKGGTGMGLRTLLTLLEEAAAG
- a CDS encoding DUF1524 domain-containing protein, which codes for MLALLGVVADGLTGLLLMLGLGALVAGFLAVVTGRWPRWARGRKGGAVAMAAGAALTFAGGLAAPPTTDDGEPRAAEPVVARVTVRGQTPSPTSAVEAAIRDAAAGTALAAVGELEVKGRAPKTGYDRDLFAYREYDQDRNGCDVRNDILRRDVTEVTVAPGTNGCVVERGTLQDPYTGEAIAFVRGSDTSGKVQIDHVVALSDAWQKGAQSWDHARLREFGNDPLNLLAVDGSLNGKKGDGDAATWLPPNSGFRCAYVARQVAVKAEYDLWVTEAEREAMVRVLSRCPDEPLPERETAELMAAPPPAPETEPAPAPDPAPAPAPDPAPAPVPAPAPVPVPVPVPEPAPAPAPAPEPAPAPAPAPAPAPAPEPPPAAPAPAPAAGTDPRFDTCKDAISAGYGPYLSGTDPEYDWYRDADSDGIVCER